From a region of the Janthinobacterium sp. 61 genome:
- a CDS encoding spermidine synthase produces MLIKRKSIEQVESSRPARKPRYAPVTLSEMDGVRYLHFGTEWVQGAMRIRKPDWPELEYAQQMMAWMLWIEQPQRLAQLGLGTAALTKFCYRQFPQAQVEAIELNPSVITICASMFKLPPNDERLHVREMDALDYVNDDANHGTLDALQVDLYDATARGPVLDSADFYAACCACLAPHGIMTVNLFGDHPSYAKNIKAMKFAFAQVICLPEVHDGNVVAIAFKTKVALDAEAQAALLERAKQIVAETKLPAKTWVKGIVSTL; encoded by the coding sequence ATGCTTATCAAACGAAAATCCATCGAACAAGTCGAATCCTCGCGCCCCGCGCGCAAGCCCCGCTATGCCCCTGTCACCCTGTCCGAAATGGATGGCGTGCGCTATCTGCATTTCGGCACGGAATGGGTGCAGGGCGCCATGCGCATCCGCAAACCGGACTGGCCTGAGCTCGAATACGCGCAACAGATGATGGCGTGGATGCTGTGGATCGAACAACCTCAGCGCCTGGCTCAGTTGGGCCTGGGCACGGCCGCGCTGACCAAGTTCTGCTACCGCCAGTTCCCGCAGGCGCAAGTCGAAGCCATCGAACTGAACCCGTCCGTCATCACCATCTGCGCCTCGATGTTCAAGCTGCCGCCCAACGACGAGCGCCTGCACGTGCGCGAGATGGATGCGCTCGACTACGTCAACGACGACGCCAACCACGGCACCCTGGACGCCCTGCAAGTGGACCTGTATGACGCCACGGCGCGCGGTCCCGTGCTCGACAGCGCCGATTTCTATGCCGCCTGCTGCGCCTGTCTGGCGCCGCACGGCATCATGACGGTGAACCTGTTTGGCGACCACCCCAGCTACGCGAAGAACATCAAGGCGATGAAGTTTGCGTTTGCACAGGTGATCTGCCTGCCGGAAGTCCATGATGGGAACGTGGTCGCGATCGCGTTCAAGACGAAAGTGGCGCTCGATGCGGAAGCGCAAGCGGCCCTGCTGGAACGCGCCAAGCAGATCGTCGCCGAGACCAAGCTGCCCGCCAAGACCTGGGTCAAGGGCATCGTCAGCACCCTGTAA
- a CDS encoding GspE/PulE family protein, translated as MPDSAPLLPPPAAPLELTQLLAWLQHDGLLDAAQAAAIDAQAAQLPTPALHPLCSIAHGALTLDILCAWLARRASLPYMRIDPLHIDFSQVADVMTASYAARFNILPVESTPERIVIATAQPYALAWQAQLGKLAPRKLSLVIANPLHIADAIAQFFSLASSVKVARQASTQDLALRQNVEQLVELGRNKTSLDANDQHVVRIVDWLWQYAFAQRASDIHLEPKRDAGFVRLRIDGRLYQAYQLPPVVLLAMTARIKLLGRMDVVEKRRPQDGRIKTRNAQGQEIELRLSTLPTAFGEKLVMRIFDPEVAVKSLFDLGFPPADAERWRQLTARTHGIVLVTGPTGSGKTSTLYSTLKALASSEVNVCTVEDPIEMVEPAFNQMQVQTQAGIELSFADGVRALLRQDPDIIMVGEIRDLATAEMAMQAALTGHLVLSTLHTNDAPSAVMRLLELGLPAYLLEACLAGVLAQRLLRCLCPDCKQLDAAPGAAPWQRLTGGQLERPDAMYRPVGCAQCRHSGYLGRAGIYELLSVTETFGQLVKAGADLHALRRQSILDGMTPLRIAGARKIIDGTTSIDEVLKLTAALP; from the coding sequence ATGCCAGACTCCGCTCCTCTTCTCCCTCCTCCGGCTGCGCCGCTGGAACTGACGCAACTTCTGGCCTGGCTGCAGCACGACGGCTTGCTCGACGCGGCGCAAGCGGCCGCCATCGACGCCCAGGCCGCCCAGCTGCCGACGCCTGCCTTGCATCCGCTGTGCAGCATCGCGCATGGCGCGCTGACGCTCGATATCCTGTGCGCATGGCTGGCGCGGCGGGCCAGCCTGCCGTACATGCGCATCGATCCCTTGCACATCGATTTCAGCCAGGTGGCCGATGTCATGACGGCCAGCTATGCGGCCCGCTTCAACATCCTGCCCGTGGAAAGCACGCCGGAGCGCATCGTCATCGCCACGGCCCAGCCCTACGCGCTCGCCTGGCAGGCGCAGCTGGGAAAGCTGGCGCCCCGCAAGCTGAGCCTCGTCATTGCCAACCCGCTGCACATTGCCGATGCCATCGCGCAATTTTTCAGTCTGGCCAGTTCTGTCAAGGTCGCCCGGCAAGCGTCCACGCAAGACCTGGCGCTGCGCCAGAATGTCGAGCAACTGGTGGAGCTGGGACGCAACAAGACCAGCCTCGACGCCAACGACCAGCACGTGGTGCGCATCGTCGACTGGCTGTGGCAATACGCGTTTGCCCAGCGCGCCTCCGACATCCATTTGGAACCGAAACGCGACGCTGGCTTCGTGCGCCTGCGCATCGATGGCCGGCTTTACCAGGCCTACCAGTTGCCGCCCGTGGTATTGCTGGCCATGACGGCGCGCATCAAGTTGCTGGGGCGCATGGACGTGGTGGAAAAGCGCCGCCCCCAGGACGGCCGCATCAAGACGCGCAATGCGCAGGGCCAGGAAATCGAGCTGCGCCTGTCCACCTTGCCCACGGCCTTCGGCGAAAAGCTCGTCATGCGCATCTTCGACCCGGAAGTGGCCGTCAAGAGCCTGTTTGACCTGGGCTTTCCGCCTGCAGATGCCGAACGCTGGCGCCAGCTGACGGCACGCACGCACGGCATCGTGCTGGTCACGGGTCCCACCGGATCGGGCAAGACCAGCACCCTGTACAGTACCTTGAAGGCGCTGGCCAGTAGCGAAGTCAATGTGTGCACGGTGGAAGACCCCATCGAAATGGTGGAACCGGCCTTCAACCAGATGCAGGTGCAAACCCAGGCTGGCATTGAACTGTCGTTTGCCGATGGCGTACGGGCGCTGTTGCGGCAAGACCCCGACATCATCATGGTGGGAGAAATCCGCGACCTGGCCACGGCCGAGATGGCCATGCAGGCGGCGCTGACGGGCCATTTGGTGCTGTCGACACTGCACACCAACGACGCTCCCTCGGCGGTCATGCGCCTGCTGGAACTGGGCTTGCCCGCCTACCTGCTGGAAGCGTGCCTGGCCGGCGTGCTGGCGCAGCGGCTGCTGCGCTGCCTGTGCCCGGACTGCAAGCAGCTCGATGCCGCCCCGGGCGCCGCGCCATGGCAGCGACTGACGGGCGGCCAGCTGGAACGGCCCGACGCCATGTACCGCCCCGTCGGCTGCGCCCAGTGCCGGCACAGCGGCTACCTGGGGCGCGCCGGCATTTATGAGCTGCTGAGCGTGACGGAAACATTCGGCCAGCTGGTCAAGGCGGGCGCCGACCTGCATGCCTTGCGCCGCCAGAGCATCCTCGACGGCATGACGCCGCTGCGCATCGCCGGCGCGCGCAAGATCATCGATGGTACGACCAGCATCGACGAAGTGCTGAAGCTCACGGCAGCCCTGCCTTAG
- a CDS encoding lysozyme inhibitor LprI family protein produces the protein MKTCLSLLKTLLLGAGTLLASPGFAAAAAPYPNTSAMGVGQAESTAWYAGCLKVKDAAPPPADLPAPSAVAALQQCQATDLYYDTKSISSPKPADWRPVRHCAMATQNSAVLMMLYQNGQGVQKDPLLALKYACSIDAAPAEMRGRIEHLQQINASGRGMIDLCDDITSGYMMGVCSAIDARQKQRVRAQATDKVSAGMPAVAQASLQKLQTATSKFADARAANETDLSGTARAALSIAARTAELDQLAHDLREYEAAKLPPSMSREQAAALDKELNAIYGKLMKKPAETYAGAVGKDGIRATQRLWLAYRDAWMNFGAVRYPSVTSETWAGLLTVRRNAQLQDLLEN, from the coding sequence ATGAAAACTTGTCTATCCTTATTGAAAACGCTATTGCTGGGTGCCGGCACGCTGCTCGCCAGCCCGGGTTTTGCCGCTGCCGCCGCACCGTACCCGAATACCAGCGCCATGGGCGTGGGCCAGGCGGAAAGCACGGCCTGGTATGCGGGCTGCCTGAAGGTCAAGGATGCGGCGCCGCCGCCTGCCGACCTGCCGGCGCCGTCCGCCGTGGCTGCTTTGCAGCAGTGCCAGGCAACAGACCTGTATTACGATACCAAGAGTATTTCCTCGCCCAAGCCGGCCGACTGGCGTCCCGTGCGTCATTGCGCGATGGCAACGCAGAACAGCGCCGTCTTGATGATGCTGTACCAGAATGGACAGGGCGTGCAGAAAGACCCGTTGCTGGCGCTGAAGTATGCGTGCAGCATCGATGCTGCGCCCGCCGAGATGCGGGGGCGCATCGAACACTTGCAGCAGATCAATGCCAGCGGGCGCGGCATGATCGACTTGTGCGACGACATCACCAGCGGCTACATGATGGGCGTGTGCAGCGCCATCGATGCGCGGCAAAAGCAGCGCGTGCGCGCGCAGGCAACAGACAAAGTCAGTGCGGGCATGCCGGCAGTGGCGCAAGCATCACTGCAAAAGCTGCAGACGGCAACAAGCAAGTTTGCCGATGCGCGCGCCGCTAATGAAACGGATTTGAGCGGCACGGCGCGCGCCGCCCTGAGCATCGCCGCCCGCACGGCAGAGCTCGACCAGCTGGCGCACGATTTGCGCGAGTACGAAGCGGCCAAGCTGCCGCCAAGCATGTCCAGGGAGCAGGCGGCGGCGCTCGACAAGGAACTCAACGCCATCTACGGCAAGCTCATGAAAAAGCCGGCGGAAACCTATGCGGGCGCCGTGGGCAAGGATGGCATCCGCGCCACTCAGCGCCTGTGGCTGGCTTACCGCGATGCCTGGATGAATTTCGGCGCCGTGCGCTATCCGTCCGTGACGAGCGAGACCTGGGCCGGCCTGCTGACGGTGCGGCGCAATGCCCAGTTACAAGATTTGCTGGAGAATTGA
- a CDS encoding S9 family peptidase — MTLPRLRRSLGSLLIAAACASLAMTVHAADTTTAIPVATTQTQVKHAITHEDVWLMKRVGAPVASPDGRWAVFSVIDSAYDSKEQWSDLWIKSLLDDSPARRLTSSKGGESAVAWSPDSRQLVFVAKRDGDEAGQIYRLDVAAGGEAQRLTSLTLGARMPKWSPDGTQLLFISDIYPGNKTEADVKQSAKERKERKVSARSYETTAPRYFDKWLTDKQVRLFIVDANAAARGENTARDILSGTQLVTLPGFGGGQGDEGQSLDAVWTPDGKAVVFNAATNRDAAQREAVYSQLYLLPLAGGEAQRLTQDKHSYGSLKFAADGKTLFALSDAQTPGKVYDVKRLASFAWPMSNPAPTILTAKLDRSISRYVLPEGGKRVIFSYEHAGLEKLYSIDASGGDVREEPSLPTGSINSLSSGGKALVGVWESSINPPEIYAFNGKQPKRLTAFSTDKASKIDWQAPEHFWFTTADGRQIHNMLVKPANFDPNKKYPLFTVIHGGAASMWRDQFVLRWNYHLLAKPGYVVLLTDYKGSTGYGEEFSRSIQFDPLKGPGDEVNQGVDEAIKKYAFIDSTKLAAGGASYGGHLANWLQATTTRYKAIVSHAGEMDLIMQWGTSDGGFGRETNAGGPVWSNLPVWRDQSPVMQAGNHEKGTGFTTPILITVGELDYRVPANNALMNFAVQQRLNVPAKLLVFPDENHWILKGENSRFFYSEVEGWLAKYLK; from the coding sequence ATGACCTTACCCCGTCTTCGCCGTTCCCTCGGCTCCCTGCTGATCGCAGCAGCCTGCGCCTCGCTGGCAATGACCGTCCACGCCGCCGATACCACGACGGCTATACCCGTTGCCACCACGCAAACGCAAGTCAAACATGCCATCACGCACGAAGACGTGTGGCTGATGAAACGGGTGGGTGCCCCTGTCGCCAGCCCGGACGGGCGATGGGCTGTGTTTTCCGTCATCGACAGCGCCTACGATAGCAAGGAGCAATGGTCGGACCTGTGGATCAAGTCGCTGCTAGACGACAGCCCAGCGCGCCGCCTGACCTCTTCCAAAGGCGGCGAAAGCGCCGTGGCCTGGTCGCCGGACAGCCGCCAGCTGGTGTTCGTCGCCAAGCGCGATGGCGATGAAGCGGGTCAGATCTACCGCCTCGACGTGGCCGCTGGCGGCGAAGCGCAACGCCTGACCTCGCTCACCTTGGGCGCACGCATGCCGAAATGGAGCCCGGATGGCACGCAATTGCTGTTCATCAGCGACATCTATCCAGGCAACAAGACGGAAGCCGACGTCAAGCAAAGCGCGAAAGAACGCAAGGAGCGCAAAGTCAGCGCCCGCTCGTATGAAACGACGGCGCCCCGCTATTTCGACAAATGGCTGACCGACAAGCAGGTGCGCCTGTTCATCGTCGACGCCAACGCTGCTGCCCGAGGTGAAAACACAGCGCGCGACATCCTGTCGGGCACGCAACTGGTCACCCTGCCGGGCTTTGGCGGGGGCCAGGGCGACGAGGGACAATCGCTGGACGCCGTCTGGACGCCGGATGGCAAGGCCGTCGTTTTCAACGCGGCCACCAACCGCGATGCCGCCCAGCGCGAAGCCGTCTACTCACAACTGTATTTGCTGCCCTTGGCGGGCGGCGAAGCGCAGCGTTTGACGCAGGACAAACATAGCTACGGTTCCCTGAAATTCGCTGCCGATGGCAAGACCCTGTTCGCCTTGAGCGACGCGCAAACACCGGGCAAGGTCTATGACGTGAAGCGCCTGGCCAGCTTCGCCTGGCCGATGAGCAACCCTGCACCGACCATCCTGACGGCCAAGCTGGACCGTTCGATTTCGCGCTATGTGCTGCCCGAGGGCGGCAAGCGCGTCATCTTCAGCTATGAACACGCGGGCCTGGAAAAGCTGTACTCGATCGACGCCAGCGGTGGTGACGTGCGCGAGGAGCCATCCTTGCCGACGGGCAGCATCAATTCGCTGAGCAGCGGCGGCAAGGCCCTGGTCGGCGTGTGGGAGTCAAGCATCAACCCGCCGGAAATCTATGCCTTCAACGGCAAGCAGCCGAAGCGGCTGACGGCCTTCAGCACGGACAAGGCAAGTAAAATCGACTGGCAGGCGCCCGAGCACTTCTGGTTCACCACGGCCGACGGCCGCCAGATCCACAATATGCTCGTCAAGCCGGCCAACTTTGACCCGAACAAGAAATATCCGCTGTTTACCGTCATCCATGGCGGCGCGGCCAGCATGTGGCGCGACCAGTTCGTGCTGCGCTGGAACTATCACTTGCTGGCCAAACCAGGCTATGTCGTGCTCCTGACCGACTACAAGGGTTCCACCGGCTATGGCGAGGAATTCTCGCGCTCGATTCAATTCGACCCATTGAAAGGCCCGGGCGATGAAGTCAACCAGGGCGTCGATGAAGCCATCAAGAAATATGCCTTCATCGACAGTACGAAACTGGCCGCCGGCGGCGCCAGCTATGGCGGCCACCTGGCCAACTGGCTGCAAGCGACCACCACGCGCTACAAGGCCATCGTCTCGCACGCGGGCGAAATGGACTTGATCATGCAATGGGGCACCAGTGATGGCGGCTTCGGCCGTGAAACCAATGCGGGCGGCCCCGTCTGGTCGAACCTGCCCGTATGGCGCGATCAAAGCCCCGTCATGCAGGCAGGCAACCACGAAAAAGGCACGGGTTTCACGACACCGATCCTGATCACCGTGGGCGAGCTCGACTACCGCGTGCCGGCCAACAATGCCTTGATGAACTTTGCAGTGCAACAGCGCCTGAACGTGCCGGCAAAATTGCTGGTGTTCCCGGACGAAAACCACTGGATCTTGAAGGGCGAGAACAGCCGTTTCTTCTATAGCGAAGTCGAGGGCTGGCTGGCGAAGTATTTAAAATAA
- a CDS encoding MFS transporter translates to MLSYPFSQCLARRGMHFAWVIVAITFLTALTSSAALGLPGALMQPLSREFGWDAEQISSALAVRFVLFGLMGPFAAILMERFGLRNIICVALGLIAAGMLLATRMTQFWHLVALWGILLGLGSGMTALVLSAVVANRWFETHRGLVVGVLTASSATGQLLFLPVGAWLIEHFGWRTAVMPVFAACAIVAVLAFLCMRNRPQDLALRPYGADPDTPLVVAPAAAMTFATPFLILRSVAANRTFWILFGTFFICGLSTNGLIQTHFISLCGDSGLSAVPAASVLAMMGAFDLFGTILSGWLSDRYDNRKLLFWYYGLRGLSLFWLPYSEFTLYGLSLFAMFYGLDWIATVPPTVKLVGATFGRERAGMVFGWIFAGHQLGAAVAAYGAGRIRTLMLTYNPALFAAGAACLLAALLVLAIRRQTAAVATVQPA, encoded by the coding sequence ATGCTTTCCTATCCTTTTTCGCAATGTCTGGCGCGCCGCGGCATGCACTTTGCCTGGGTCATCGTCGCCATCACCTTCCTCACCGCCTTGACCTCGTCTGCCGCGCTGGGCTTGCCGGGGGCGCTGATGCAACCCTTGAGCCGCGAGTTCGGCTGGGATGCCGAGCAGATTTCCTCGGCGCTGGCCGTGCGCTTCGTGCTGTTCGGTCTGATGGGACCGTTTGCCGCCATCCTGATGGAGCGCTTCGGCTTGCGCAATATCATCTGCGTGGCGCTGGGGCTGATCGCGGCTGGCATGCTGCTGGCCACGCGCATGACGCAGTTCTGGCACCTGGTGGCGCTGTGGGGCATCCTGCTGGGGCTGGGCTCGGGCATGACGGCGCTGGTCTTGAGTGCCGTGGTGGCGAACCGCTGGTTCGAGACGCACCGTGGCCTGGTGGTGGGCGTGCTGACGGCCAGCTCAGCCACGGGCCAGTTGCTGTTCCTGCCCGTGGGCGCCTGGCTGATCGAGCACTTCGGCTGGCGCACGGCCGTCATGCCCGTGTTTGCCGCCTGCGCCATCGTCGCCGTGCTGGCCTTCCTGTGCATGCGCAACCGGCCGCAAGACCTTGCCTTGCGGCCCTATGGCGCCGATCCCGACACGCCCCTGGTGGTGGCGCCGGCGGCAGCAATGACGTTTGCCACGCCGTTCCTGATCTTGCGCAGCGTGGCGGCAAACCGCACTTTCTGGATACTCTTCGGCACCTTCTTCATCTGCGGCCTCAGCACCAACGGTCTGATCCAGACGCACTTCATCTCGCTGTGCGGCGATTCGGGCCTGTCCGCCGTGCCGGCCGCCTCCGTGCTGGCCATGATGGGCGCCTTCGACCTGTTCGGCACGATCTTGTCCGGCTGGCTGTCGGACCGCTATGACAACCGCAAATTGCTGTTCTGGTACTACGGCTTGCGGGGCTTGTCCCTGTTCTGGCTGCCGTATTCGGAATTCACCTTGTATGGCCTGTCGCTGTTCGCCATGTTCTACGGCCTGGACTGGATCGCCACCGTGCCGCCGACGGTGAAACTGGTGGGGGCCACGTTTGGCCGGGAGCGCGCGGGCATGGTGTTTGGCTGGATCTTCGCGGGCCACCAGCTGGGCGCCGCCGTGGCCGCCTATGGGGCTGGCCGCATCCGCACCCTGATGCTGACCTACAACCCGGCCCTGTTCGCGGCCGGCGCCGCCTGCCTGCTGGCCGCGCTGCTGGTGCTGGCGATACGACGGCAGACGGCGGCCGTGGCCACAGTCCAGCCCGCATGA
- a CDS encoding BON domain-containing protein, whose protein sequence is MNKMIALMLAASASALLAATPAYAQDASYKSLTDKASADYKQAKAACDSQSGNAKKVCVEEARVARTKADSDAVAQYRNTPRELGKARKDVANAEYDLAKAKCGDRTGADKTSCMNDAKTAKTAALADANTGATAGTNVAQNPPATMKENCDAMDATAKAACMTRNAASSTKVAVEDSVITTKIKADLVKDSDLKALDVHVETVNGVVMLSGFVPSQAQVKKAADLARGVEGVTDVKNGLKVK, encoded by the coding sequence ATGAACAAAATGATCGCACTCATGCTGGCCGCCAGTGCCAGCGCACTGCTTGCCGCCACGCCCGCGTATGCGCAGGATGCCTCGTACAAGAGTTTGACGGACAAGGCATCGGCCGACTACAAGCAGGCCAAGGCCGCTTGCGACAGCCAGAGCGGCAATGCGAAAAAAGTCTGCGTGGAAGAAGCCAGGGTGGCGCGCACCAAGGCCGACTCGGACGCCGTGGCCCAGTACCGCAACACGCCGCGCGAACTGGGCAAGGCCCGCAAGGATGTCGCCAATGCCGAGTATGACCTGGCCAAGGCCAAGTGCGGCGACCGCACGGGCGCCGACAAGACATCGTGCATGAACGATGCCAAGACGGCAAAAACGGCCGCGCTGGCCGACGCCAACACGGGCGCCACGGCTGGCACCAACGTGGCGCAGAATCCGCCTGCCACCATGAAGGAAAACTGTGACGCCATGGATGCGACGGCCAAGGCCGCCTGCATGACGCGCAATGCGGCCAGCAGCACCAAGGTGGCAGTGGAAGACTCTGTCATCACCACCAAGATCAAGGCGGACCTCGTCAAGGACAGTGACTTGAAAGCGCTCGACGTGCACGTGGAAACGGTGAACGGCGTCGTCATGCTCAGCGGCTTCGTGCCTTCCCAGGCGCAAGTGAAAAAAGCCGCCGACCTGGCGCGTGGCGTGGAAGGGGTGACGGATGTGAAGAATGGCTTGAAGGTGAAGTAA
- a CDS encoding short chain dehydrogenase, which translates to MKIVIIGASGTIGTAVAAQLAQRHEIIEVGSRSGTHQADMGDIAQVRALFKRIGKVDAVVVTAGKLHFGPLAEFTPEQFQLGLDSKLMGQVNVALVAQEYLNDGGSITLTSGIVAEHPIRFGAAASMTNAAVEGFVRGAAIELARGVRINVVSPTVLAESLEAYGPFFYGFEPAAASRVALAYSRSVEGAQTGQVYKVW; encoded by the coding sequence ATGAAAATCGTCATCATCGGTGCCAGCGGCACCATCGGCACGGCCGTCGCGGCACAACTGGCGCAACGCCATGAAATCATCGAAGTGGGCAGCCGCAGCGGCACGCACCAGGCGGACATGGGCGACATTGCGCAAGTGCGCGCCCTGTTCAAGCGCATCGGCAAGGTCGACGCCGTCGTCGTCACGGCCGGCAAGCTGCATTTCGGTCCCCTGGCCGAATTTACTCCCGAGCAATTCCAGCTGGGCCTGGACAGCAAGTTGATGGGCCAGGTCAACGTGGCGCTGGTGGCGCAGGAATACCTGAACGACGGTGGCTCGATCACCCTGACCAGCGGCATCGTGGCCGAGCACCCGATCCGCTTCGGTGCGGCCGCCAGTATGACGAATGCGGCCGTGGAAGGCTTCGTGCGGGGCGCCGCCATCGAACTGGCGCGCGGCGTGCGCATCAATGTCGTCAGCCCCACGGTGCTGGCAGAATCGCTGGAAGCTTACGGTCCCTTCTTCTACGGCTTCGAGCCAGCTGCCGCCAGCCGTGTGGCCCTGGCTTACAGCCGCAGCGTGGAAGGGGCGCAGACGGGGCAGGTGTACAAGGTCTGGTAA
- a CDS encoding LysR family transcriptional regulator, with protein sequence MDKLRSMEIFVAVVDQGSFTAAADTFHISPVMVGKHIRQLEERLGTRLLARTTRRQSLTEIGQQYVEQCRQILAQIAAAETGAEAMQATPRGKLKITAPVSFGSERMAPLLAEYLTAYPDVSLELNLNDRMVDLVEEGFDAAIRIGALDDSGMVARPLRPYAMVICASPDYLARHGTPRSPEDLARHECVDFMQWSRHMRWRLSGKEARHDGAAAESRFRSNNGQALRMAALHGFGIVMQAEILLADDIAAGRLVPLLQDYVPAPRLMHVLYPRDRQPTPKLTTFIDFLLERYGPAATPPPATLT encoded by the coding sequence ATGGATAAATTGCGCAGCATGGAAATCTTTGTCGCCGTCGTCGACCAGGGCAGTTTTACGGCCGCCGCCGACACCTTCCACATCTCGCCCGTGATGGTGGGCAAGCACATCAGGCAGCTCGAAGAGCGGCTGGGCACGCGCTTGCTGGCGCGCACCACGCGCCGGCAAAGCCTGACGGAAATCGGCCAGCAGTATGTGGAGCAGTGCCGCCAGATCCTGGCGCAGATCGCCGCAGCCGAAACGGGCGCGGAAGCGATGCAGGCCACGCCGCGCGGCAAGCTGAAAATCACGGCGCCCGTTTCCTTCGGCAGCGAACGCATGGCGCCGCTGCTGGCCGAGTATCTGACGGCCTATCCAGACGTGAGTCTGGAGCTGAATCTGAATGACAGGATGGTGGATCTGGTGGAGGAAGGTTTTGATGCGGCCATCCGCATCGGCGCGCTGGACGATTCCGGCATGGTGGCGCGCCCCTTGCGGCCTTACGCGATGGTGATCTGCGCCTCGCCCGACTACCTGGCCAGGCACGGCACGCCGCGCTCGCCGGAGGACCTGGCGCGGCACGAGTGCGTGGATTTCATGCAGTGGTCGCGCCACATGCGCTGGCGCCTGAGCGGCAAGGAAGCGCGCCACGATGGCGCGGCGGCCGAGAGCCGCTTCCGCTCGAACAATGGGCAGGCGCTGCGCATGGCGGCCCTGCACGGCTTCGGCATCGTCATGCAGGCGGAAATCCTGCTGGCCGACGATATCGCGGCGGGCCGCCTGGTGCCGCTGCTTCAGGATTATGTGCCGGCGCCGCGCCTGATGCATGTGCTGTATCCGCGCGACCGCCAGCCCACGCCCAAGCTGACGACCTTCATCGACTTTCTGCTGGAACGCTACGGGCCAGCGGCGACACCGCCGCCGGCCACGCTCACGTAA
- a CDS encoding efflux transporter outer membrane subunit produces MQTVLTKIALAASLAVALSACGTVGQDFTAPANVAGIDNGVFRHGAAAADAAQLPKEWWSIYGDATLDRLEQSALQDNPSVKAAGERLLQALAQSGTARANQGPSVNVSTGISNSRTSANTSQGLALGNRSISGNNFSVGGSLSYEVDLLGRVKRMVEAADSQALAAQADRDGVLLMLSAQVASNYWQLRGLDAEMAILNGALDTRRESAQLVEARFNAGLTNELDLARAKVELSNAQADLHEVKRQRNQLENSLATLTGKPPSALQLPVAAEPSILPLPPGIPVGLPASLLAHRPDLVSSVANLRAANAQVGVAEGAFYPSLQLTGNFGYASEKLRDLAQGGSRQFSFGPLALSLPIFDGGRNQANLDLSKARYAEAVANHETKLLTALREVEDALSDVEQRQLQGDAQALSQAAAARAYLVARTRYERGISTYLDVTDAQRSSLAADRAAVQIKTQRLLATVAVARSLGAGWQPDGELAKLAKAN; encoded by the coding sequence ATGCAAACAGTATTGACGAAAATTGCGCTGGCCGCTTCCCTTGCCGTGGCGCTCTCCGCCTGCGGTACAGTGGGCCAGGATTTCACCGCCCCGGCGAATGTGGCCGGCATCGACAACGGTGTTTTCCGCCACGGCGCTGCCGCAGCGGATGCAGCGCAGCTGCCCAAAGAGTGGTGGAGCATTTATGGCGACGCTACCCTGGACCGCCTGGAGCAAAGCGCGCTGCAGGATAATCCCAGCGTGAAAGCGGCGGGTGAGCGCCTGCTGCAGGCGCTGGCGCAAAGCGGCACGGCGCGCGCCAACCAGGGTCCGAGCGTCAACGTCAGCACCGGCATCTCGAATTCGCGCACTTCGGCCAACACCTCGCAGGGTCTGGCCCTGGGCAACCGCTCCATCAGCGGCAACAATTTTTCCGTGGGCGGCTCGCTGTCGTATGAAGTCGACTTGCTGGGCCGCGTGAAACGCATGGTCGAAGCGGCCGATTCGCAGGCGCTGGCGGCGCAGGCAGACCGTGACGGCGTGCTGCTGATGCTGTCGGCGCAAGTGGCCAGCAATTACTGGCAACTGCGGGGACTGGATGCGGAAATGGCGATACTGAACGGTGCGCTCGACACGCGCCGCGAGTCGGCACAGCTGGTCGAAGCGCGCTTCAATGCGGGCCTGACGAATGAGCTGGACCTGGCGCGCGCAAAAGTCGAACTGTCGAATGCGCAAGCCGACCTGCATGAAGTCAAGCGCCAGCGCAACCAGCTGGAAAACAGCTTGGCCACCCTGACGGGCAAGCCGCCGTCGGCGCTGCAATTGCCGGTGGCCGCCGAGCCTTCCATCTTGCCGCTGCCGCCAGGTATCCCTGTCGGCTTGCCTGCCAGCCTGCTGGCGCACCGCCCGGACCTGGTCTCCAGCGTGGCGAACCTGCGCGCGGCGAACGCGCAAGTGGGCGTGGCCGAAGGCGCGTTTTACCCCTCGCTGCAATTGACGGGCAATTTCGGCTACGCCTCCGAAAAACTGCGCGACCTGGCGCAAGGAGGTTCGCGCCAGTTCAGCTTTGGCCCACTGGCCCTGTCCCTGCCCATCTTCGACGGTGGCCGCAACCAGGCCAACCTGGACTTGTCCAAGGCGCGCTATGCGGAAGCCGTGGCGAATCACGAAACGAAGCTGCTGACGGCCTTGCGCGAAGTGGAAGACGCCTTGTCCGACGTGGAGCAGCGCCAGTTGCAGGGCGACGCCCAGGCCCTGTCGCAGGCAGCGGCCGCGCGCGCCTACCTGGTGGCGCGCACGCGCTACGAGCGCGGCATTTCTACCTACCTGGATGTCACCGATGCCCAGCGCAGCTCGCTGGCAGCTGACCGTGCCGCCGTGCAGATCAAGACCCAGCGCTTGCTGGCGACCGTTGCCGTGGCCCGCTCTTTAGGTGCCGGCTGGCAGCCCGATGGCGAGCTGGCGAAGCTGGCAAAGGCCAACTAA